A section of the Neorhizobium galegae bv. orientalis str. HAMBI 540 genome encodes:
- a CDS encoding YicC/YloC family endoribonuclease — MTLQSMTGFARSEGTSGRNRYAWELRSVNGKGLDMRLRLPPGLERLEPDVRRLITEKFSRGNLQATLTLTVAETKVEAVLNRDALAAVLALRAELGDLVDPSPLRLDTLMGIRGLVDIREAEEDEETVAARDTAILTSLDEAIGHLQRMREGEGTALAAVLKSQVARIAELAQVVEADPSRTPEEIARKLSFQLAALLQEAPTLDRDRLHAEAALLATKADLREEIDRLKAHVAAANELIDKGGPVGRRLDFLAQEFNRESNTICSKSNSAAVTSAGIELKVVIDQFREQVQNLE; from the coding sequence ATGACATTGCAGTCCATGACCGGTTTTGCCCGCAGCGAAGGCACGAGCGGGCGCAACCGTTACGCATGGGAACTGCGCTCGGTGAACGGCAAAGGCCTCGACATGAGGCTGCGTCTGCCGCCCGGCCTCGAACGGCTGGAGCCGGATGTCCGCCGGCTGATCACGGAGAAATTTTCACGCGGCAATCTGCAGGCGACCCTCACCCTCACTGTTGCAGAAACCAAGGTGGAGGCGGTGCTGAACCGCGATGCGCTGGCTGCCGTGCTGGCGCTGCGTGCCGAACTCGGAGATCTCGTCGATCCGTCGCCGCTCAGGCTCGATACGCTGATGGGCATTCGCGGCCTGGTCGACATCCGCGAGGCGGAAGAAGACGAGGAGACGGTCGCGGCACGCGATACCGCGATCCTCACGAGCCTCGATGAGGCGATCGGCCATCTGCAGCGGATGCGCGAAGGCGAGGGGACGGCGCTTGCGGCCGTGCTGAAGAGCCAGGTCGCCCGCATCGCCGAGCTTGCCCAGGTTGTCGAAGCCGATCCTTCCCGCACGCCGGAGGAGATCGCCCGCAAACTCTCCTTCCAGCTCGCAGCGCTTCTCCAGGAGGCGCCGACCCTCGACCGCGACCGGCTGCATGCGGAGGCGGCGTTGCTTGCCACCAAGGCGGACCTACGCGAAGAGATCGACCGACTGAAGGCCCATGTGGCGGCTGCCAACGAACTTATAGACAAGGGCGGCCCGGTCGGCCGGCGGCTTGATTTCCTTGCACAGGAATTTAACCGGGAATCGAATACTATCTGTTCGAAGTCCAATTCGGCCGCGGTCACCTCCGCCGGAATCGAGTTGAAAGTCGTCATCGACCAGTTCCGCGAACAGGTCCAGAATCTGGAGTAA
- a CDS encoding TCR/Tet family MFS transporter: MNRSLIVIFTAIVLDAVGIGLIFPILPSLLQDVTHTENVAPYIGIMTALYAVMQFIFAPVLGSLSDRLGRRPVLLISLAGAAINYLFLAFAPSLWMLLLGRAIAGLTSANTSVAAAYITDISPEDKRARRFGLFNAMFGIGFIVGPILGGALGDYWLRLPFMAAAMLNACNLLLAFFILPESRTPKREKIDLGALNPLSPLRWVFSVKSLLPIVFIFFVFSATGEAYGTSWALWGSDAFRWNGLWIGLSLGTFGVCQTLAQAFLPGPAVKLLGERTAILTGVASACIALTVMAFATESWMIFAIMPVFALGGIGVPALQSLATRQVDESQQGQFQGVLASAVSLASIVGPLAFSSFYFVVREQWPGAIWLSVVAVYAASIPLVLGLRLKKPAAALVA; encoded by the coding sequence ATGAACAGATCCCTCATCGTTATTTTCACCGCCATCGTCCTTGATGCCGTCGGCATCGGCCTCATCTTTCCGATCCTGCCCTCGCTGCTGCAGGACGTCACCCACACCGAAAACGTGGCTCCCTATATCGGCATCATGACTGCCCTCTACGCGGTGATGCAGTTCATCTTCGCACCGGTGCTCGGTTCGCTGAGCGACCGGCTCGGGCGACGCCCGGTGCTTCTGATCTCGCTTGCCGGCGCGGCCATCAATTACCTGTTCCTCGCCTTTGCGCCCAGCCTCTGGATGTTGTTGCTCGGTCGCGCCATTGCCGGGCTGACCAGTGCCAACACGTCCGTGGCCGCCGCTTACATCACCGACATTTCTCCCGAGGATAAGCGCGCCCGCCGCTTTGGCCTGTTCAACGCCATGTTCGGCATCGGTTTCATCGTCGGCCCCATTCTTGGCGGCGCCCTCGGTGATTATTGGCTGCGGCTACCCTTTATGGCCGCGGCCATGCTCAACGCCTGCAACCTTCTGCTGGCATTCTTCATCCTGCCGGAGTCACGCACACCCAAAAGGGAGAAAATCGACCTCGGAGCACTCAACCCGCTGTCGCCGCTGCGCTGGGTGTTCTCGGTGAAGAGCCTGCTGCCGATCGTCTTCATCTTTTTCGTCTTCAGCGCCACCGGCGAGGCCTATGGCACCTCCTGGGCCCTCTGGGGGAGCGACGCTTTCCGGTGGAACGGGCTTTGGATCGGTCTTTCGCTCGGCACATTCGGTGTCTGCCAGACGCTCGCCCAGGCGTTCCTTCCGGGACCGGCCGTGAAGCTGCTCGGCGAGCGAACTGCCATTTTGACGGGTGTTGCCAGCGCCTGCATTGCACTGACTGTCATGGCCTTTGCGACCGAGAGCTGGATGATCTTCGCGATCATGCCGGTTTTCGCCCTCGGCGGCATCGGCGTTCCGGCACTGCAGTCTCTGGCGACCCGGCAGGTCGACGAGAGCCAGCAAGGCCAGTTCCAGGGCGTGCTGGCCTCGGCCGTGAGCCTGGCCTCGATCGTGGGACCGTTGGCTTTTTCCAGCTTCTATTTCGTCGTCCGGGAGCAATGGCCAGGTGCGATCTGGCTGTCGGTGGTCGCTGTCTACGCCGCCAGCATCCCGCTGGTTCTCGGTTTACGTCTCAAGAAACCGGCAGCGGCCCTGGTGGCGTAG
- a CDS encoding DUF1772 domain-containing protein, with the protein MPQAEYFTVQGIYRGWAALGALWALALILNIVLAFFVRSQARPLGFSVAAVACFSAMIIIFYHWTFPANQATQNWTVAPANWQALRQQWEYSHAANTVIAFLAVCFVALSTLCWKPPH; encoded by the coding sequence TTGCCGCAGGCCGAGTATTTCACCGTGCAGGGGATCTACCGAGGCTGGGCCGCTCTCGGGGCGTTATGGGCACTTGCGTTGATCCTCAACATCGTGCTCGCATTTTTCGTCCGCTCGCAGGCTCGGCCCCTCGGATTTTCCGTGGCCGCCGTCGCTTGTTTTTCCGCGATGATCATCATCTTTTATCATTGGACGTTTCCGGCCAATCAGGCGACGCAGAATTGGACCGTTGCTCCTGCAAATTGGCAAGCGCTGAGGCAGCAATGGGAATACTCCCATGCGGCGAACACGGTGATCGCCTTCCTGGCTGTCTGCTTCGTTGCATTGTCCACGCTTTGTTGGAAGCCGCCTCACTGA
- a CDS encoding LPS-assembly protein LptD, which produces MAVSDRKHIRRLAAALLTGVSVCVFGVSATVVQAQGLVPQAADGAKMLLRANELVYNQDAKLVTATGGVQIYYNRYKMVAQRVQYDQKSGRVMATGNIELIEPGGSRVYAEQLDVTDNFGEGFINALRVETTDNTRLAAESAERQPGDLMVLNNSVYTACLPCTQTPGKAPLWQVKAQRIVRNGQTHTIRLENAQFELFGLPIGRLPFAIEVPDETVERKSGLLFPQYSASDNLGFGVTVPYYHVFSPSMDATLSPTYFSNQGLLLQGEIRNKFETGEHTFRFAGIHQNDPKAFDPNTSDSAADNRFMAASKGEFRINPRWTFGWNVMTQSDNNFSRTYKLTGVGGGTFTNDVYLTGLGTRNYFDLHNYYFNIQDDTYSNTAEQKQAIVYPSLDYTYYAPEPILGGELSVTSNITNLSRREDDWYREGTTNRFPGLEGSYSRLTVEAEWKRTFNTLDGLLLTPILAARGDGIRHTGSGTPGAYFGDMETEGANGRYMLTAGLEARYPILLTTENSSHIIEPIAQIFARPDEQMAGGLPNEDAQSFVFDATSLFERDKFSGFDRVEGGTRANVGLRYTGTFANGIGVRSVVGQSYQIAGQNSFATEDLVHAGADSGLETRRSDYVAMAAIDLPQGFTIGANARFDEKTFAIKRTDASLGYTTPRVSGTLVYTQVDAQPEYGSDDARDVLKHSMSFRINENWALAGTATWDLVDKQLIRRGIGISYADECTIFTLAYTDKPSDTAANDWTVSARLSFRTLGDISVGSTEGFDQDYRN; this is translated from the coding sequence GTGGCGGTAAGTGACCGCAAACATATAAGACGGCTCGCCGCCGCCCTGCTGACAGGTGTGTCTGTATGCGTATTCGGCGTATCCGCAACGGTTGTGCAGGCGCAAGGTCTGGTGCCTCAGGCAGCGGACGGCGCCAAGATGCTGCTGCGCGCCAATGAGCTCGTCTATAATCAGGATGCCAAGCTGGTCACCGCAACCGGTGGCGTGCAGATCTATTACAATCGCTACAAGATGGTAGCGCAGCGCGTTCAGTACGATCAGAAGAGCGGTCGCGTCATGGCGACCGGCAATATCGAGCTGATCGAGCCGGGCGGCAGCCGCGTCTACGCTGAGCAGCTCGACGTCACCGACAACTTCGGCGAAGGTTTCATCAACGCGCTTCGCGTCGAGACCACCGACAATACCCGCCTTGCCGCCGAGAGCGCCGAGCGCCAGCCCGGCGACCTGATGGTGCTCAACAACAGCGTCTACACCGCCTGTCTTCCTTGCACCCAGACGCCCGGCAAAGCTCCGCTCTGGCAAGTGAAGGCACAGCGTATCGTTCGCAACGGCCAGACCCATACGATTCGCCTGGAAAACGCCCAGTTCGAATTGTTCGGCCTGCCGATCGGCCGTCTGCCGTTTGCGATCGAGGTTCCGGACGAAACGGTCGAGCGCAAATCGGGCCTTCTCTTCCCGCAATACAGCGCGAGCGACAATCTCGGCTTCGGCGTGACCGTGCCCTACTATCACGTGTTCTCGCCGAGCATGGATGCGACGCTCAGCCCCACCTATTTTTCCAATCAGGGACTGCTGCTCCAGGGCGAGATCCGCAACAAGTTCGAGACGGGCGAGCACACGTTCCGCTTCGCCGGCATCCACCAGAACGACCCGAAAGCCTTCGATCCGAATACCAGCGACAGTGCTGCGGACAACCGCTTCATGGCCGCCTCCAAGGGTGAGTTCAGGATCAATCCGCGCTGGACATTCGGCTGGAACGTCATGACCCAGAGCGACAACAACTTCTCGCGGACCTACAAACTGACGGGCGTCGGCGGCGGCACGTTTACCAATGACGTGTATCTCACCGGGCTGGGGACGCGGAACTATTTCGACCTGCACAACTATTATTTCAACATCCAGGACGACACCTATAGCAACACGGCCGAACAGAAGCAGGCGATCGTCTATCCTTCGCTCGACTATACCTACTACGCGCCGGAACCGATCCTCGGCGGCGAGCTTTCGGTCACCTCCAACATTACCAACCTGTCCCGTCGCGAAGACGACTGGTACAGGGAAGGCACGACCAATCGTTTCCCGGGCCTTGAAGGCAGCTACAGCCGCTTGACCGTGGAAGCCGAATGGAAGCGCACCTTCAACACGCTCGACGGCCTGCTGCTGACGCCGATCCTCGCCGCCCGCGGCGACGGCATCCGCCATACCGGTTCCGGCACTCCGGGTGCCTATTTCGGCGATATGGAGACTGAAGGCGCCAACGGCCGTTACATGCTCACGGCCGGTCTCGAGGCGCGTTATCCGATCCTGCTGACCACCGAAAACAGCAGCCATATCATCGAGCCGATTGCGCAGATCTTCGCGCGTCCCGACGAGCAGATGGCGGGCGGGTTGCCGAACGAGGACGCGCAGAGCTTCGTCTTCGACGCCACCAGCCTTTTCGAGCGTGACAAGTTTTCGGGCTTCGACCGTGTCGAAGGCGGCACGCGCGCCAATGTCGGCCTTCGTTATACCGGTACGTTCGCAAACGGCATCGGCGTGCGCAGCGTTGTCGGCCAGTCCTATCAGATTGCCGGCCAGAACTCGTTCGCCACCGAGGACCTGGTTCATGCAGGCGCCGATTCCGGTCTCGAAACGCGGCGGTCCGATTATGTCGCGATGGCAGCCATCGATCTGCCACAGGGCTTCACGATCGGGGCAAACGCCCGCTTCGACGAAAAGACATTTGCGATCAAGCGCACCGATGCCTCGCTCGGCTACACGACGCCGCGGGTAAGCGGCACGCTGGTCTACACGCAGGTCGATGCTCAACCGGAATACGGTTCGGACGACGCAAGGGACGTGCTGAAGCACTCGATGAGCTTCCGGATCAACGAAAACTGGGCGCTTGCCGGCACCGCGACCTGGGACCTTGTGGACAAGCAATTGATCCGGCGCGGCATTGGCATCAGCTATGCGGACGAGTGCACGATCTTTACGCTTGCCTATACGGACAAGCCGTCGGACACGGCCGCCAACGACTGGACTGTCAGCGCGCGCTTGAGCTTCCGCACGCTTGGCGATATCAGCGTCGGCTCCACCGAAGGTTTCGACCAGGACTACCGCAACTGA
- a CDS encoding FMN-dependent NADH-azoreductase: MTNILLVTSSPRGPQSLSTRFARDIAESLNARSAGTIVERDLGAAPLPHITAAYIDGRIAPPETRTPEQIEAVDLAQSLVDEIQAADVIVIGSGMINFGPPTQLKAWFDYITWPGVTFRYDATGVMGLLPAKKVYLVTATGGVFSEGRNAPLDFQTTYLVHLLGFIGLTDIEVVRVEGTLVSPDAAKAAVASTEAQIRAALERAA, from the coding sequence ATGACCAACATCCTTCTCGTTACCTCCAGCCCACGCGGTCCTCAGAGCCTTTCCACCCGATTTGCCCGTGACATCGCTGAAAGCCTCAACGCCCGTTCTGCCGGCACAATTGTCGAACGTGATCTTGGGGCGGCACCGCTGCCGCATATCACAGCAGCCTATATCGACGGCCGCATTGCGCCGCCCGAGACACGTACACCCGAACAGATCGAAGCCGTCGATCTCGCTCAAAGCCTCGTTGATGAGATCCAGGCTGCCGACGTGATTGTCATTGGCTCGGGCATGATCAACTTCGGCCCGCCGACGCAGCTCAAGGCTTGGTTTGACTACATCACTTGGCCTGGCGTCACCTTTCGCTACGACGCAACCGGTGTAATGGGATTGTTGCCCGCCAAGAAAGTCTATCTCGTGACGGCAACTGGCGGCGTCTTTTCGGAAGGCAGGAACGCCCCGTTGGACTTCCAGACCACCTATCTCGTGCATCTTCTCGGTTTTATCGGACTGACGGATATCGAAGTGGTCCGCGTGGAAGGAACACTCGTCAGCCCGGACGCAGCCAAGGCTGCGGTCGCCTCCACCGAAGCACAGATCCGGGCTGCACTAGAGCGTGCCGCCTGA
- a CDS encoding SurA N-terminal domain-containing protein, with the protein MLAAAALAASVVIQPGVQQAQAASEVSAVVNRTAITSSDVAKRVAFLRLQRQKADAKTAREVLVDEALKRQEISRVKMSVSTEDVDKAFERFAAGNKLSVAQMSQILDKAGVGVEHFKNYIAVQMSWPRLVNARYGGSRGRMSSQELVKRMMENKEKPVTTEYFLQQVIFVVPPAKRNAILAKRQKEANAARSKFPGCEQSKDFAATMLDVSIRDLGRVLAPELPADWKPLIEKTADGGTTGTRVTERGVEFLAICKQRQVSDDLAAEVVFRAEDLGKEKKGAPDPNDKKYLDDLRSKAQIEYR; encoded by the coding sequence ATGCTGGCCGCGGCCGCTTTGGCCGCCTCGGTCGTCATCCAGCCCGGCGTCCAGCAGGCGCAGGCCGCAAGCGAAGTCTCAGCCGTCGTCAACAGGACGGCGATCACCAGCAGCGATGTCGCCAAGCGCGTCGCCTTCCTGCGCCTTCAGCGCCAGAAGGCCGATGCCAAGACGGCGCGCGAGGTACTGGTGGATGAGGCGCTGAAGCGCCAGGAAATCTCCCGCGTGAAAATGTCGGTCAGCACCGAGGACGTCGACAAGGCCTTCGAGCGGTTTGCCGCCGGCAACAAGCTGAGCGTGGCGCAGATGAGCCAAATCCTCGATAAAGCCGGCGTCGGCGTCGAGCATTTCAAGAATTACATCGCGGTGCAGATGAGCTGGCCGCGACTGGTCAACGCCCGTTACGGCGGCTCGCGCGGCCGCATGTCGAGCCAGGAACTCGTCAAGCGCATGATGGAGAACAAGGAAAAGCCGGTCACCACCGAATATTTCCTGCAACAGGTAATCTTCGTCGTGCCCCCGGCCAAGCGCAACGCCATTCTCGCCAAGCGTCAGAAGGAAGCGAACGCCGCGCGCTCCAAATTCCCGGGCTGCGAGCAGTCGAAGGATTTCGCGGCGACCATGCTGGACGTGTCGATCCGCGACCTCGGCCGCGTTCTCGCCCCCGAACTGCCGGCCGACTGGAAGCCGCTGATCGAGAAGACAGCCGACGGCGGCACGACGGGGACCCGCGTCACCGAACGTGGCGTCGAGTTCCTGGCCATCTGCAAACAACGCCAAGTGTCGGACGATCTCGCGGCGGAAGTCGTGTTCCGCGCCGAGGATCTCGGCAAGGAGAAGAAGGGCGCTCCCGACCCCAACGACAAGAAATATCTCGACGACCTGCGCAGCAAGGCACAGATCGAGTATCGCTAA
- the rsmA gene encoding 16S rRNA (adenine(1518)-N(6)/adenine(1519)-N(6))-dimethyltransferase RsmA, protein MATLDGLPPLRDVIQRHGLDAKKALGQNFLLDLNLTQKIARSAGPLQDATVFEVGPGPGGLTRAILSLGAKKVIAVERDSRCLPALAEIGEHYPGRLEVIEGDALKTDFAALAPEGPVKIIANLPYNVGTQLLINWLLPSPDRWPPFWESLTLMFQKEVGQRIVADEEDDHYGRLGVLAGWRTDAHMVFDVPPQAFTPPPKVTSTVVHLTPRQNPLPCDVAKLERVTHAAFGQRRKMLRQSVKSLGGEALLVKAGIDPARRAETLSVEEFVRLANCL, encoded by the coding sequence ATGGCCACTCTGGACGGCTTGCCGCCGCTACGGGACGTGATCCAGCGTCACGGGCTCGATGCCAAAAAGGCGCTCGGCCAGAATTTCCTTCTCGACCTCAATCTCACCCAGAAGATCGCCCGCAGCGCCGGGCCGCTACAGGATGCGACCGTCTTCGAGGTCGGACCCGGACCCGGCGGCCTGACCCGAGCCATCCTGTCGCTTGGCGCCAAAAAGGTGATCGCCGTCGAACGGGACAGCCGCTGCCTTCCTGCTCTCGCGGAAATCGGCGAGCATTATCCCGGCCGGCTGGAGGTGATCGAAGGCGATGCGCTGAAGACCGATTTCGCGGCGCTCGCGCCTGAAGGCCCGGTGAAGATCATCGCCAACCTGCCCTACAATGTCGGCACTCAGCTTCTCATCAACTGGCTGCTGCCTTCGCCCGACCGATGGCCGCCCTTCTGGGAAAGCCTGACGCTGATGTTCCAGAAGGAAGTCGGCCAGCGAATCGTCGCCGACGAGGAGGACGACCACTACGGCCGTCTCGGTGTGCTCGCCGGCTGGCGCACCGATGCGCACATGGTCTTCGACGTGCCGCCGCAGGCCTTCACGCCGCCTCCGAAGGTCACCTCCACGGTCGTCCACCTGACGCCGCGCCAAAATCCCCTGCCCTGCGACGTCGCCAAGCTGGAGCGCGTCACCCACGCCGCCTTCGGCCAACGCCGCAAGATGCTGCGCCAGAGCGTCAAATCACTCGGCGGCGAGGCGCTGCTGGTGAAAGCCGGGATCGACCCGGCGAGGCGGGCGGAGACGCTGTCGGTCGAAGAGTTCGTTCGGTTGGCGAACTGTCTCTGA
- the pdxA gene encoding 4-hydroxythreonine-4-phosphate dehydrogenase PdxA gives MPLDRPLALTQGDPAGIGPDITLVAWASRQKYDLPPFLFLGDPAVLKARAVMLGLDVPIREADSDSAMSIFQDALPVLPIAAGAEIAAGEPHVATAKGTIQAIQTAVSLSLEGKAAGTVTNPIAKSILYQAGFGFPGHTEFLADLAERATGKKILPVMMLAGPKLRAIPVTIHIPISQVPAALNADLIAETCRIAHHDLKTRFGIDKPRLAVAGLNPHAGEDGAIGREDQDIIHPAIFKLRAEGLHVFGPLPADTMFHDEARARYDVAICMYHDQALIPAKALGFDTSVNVTLGLPFIRTSPDHGTAFGIAGQGVARETSLVEAIKLAGNLALTSKAG, from the coding sequence ATGCCTCTCGACCGTCCGCTTGCGTTGACCCAGGGCGATCCTGCCGGCATCGGCCCCGATATCACGCTTGTCGCCTGGGCCTCGCGCCAGAAATACGACCTGCCGCCTTTCCTCTTCCTCGGCGATCCGGCCGTGCTCAAGGCCCGCGCCGTGATGCTCGGCCTCGACGTGCCGATCCGGGAGGCGGATAGCGACAGCGCGATGTCGATCTTTCAGGATGCCCTGCCCGTGCTGCCAATTGCCGCCGGTGCGGAGATCGCCGCCGGCGAGCCGCATGTGGCAACCGCCAAGGGAACGATCCAGGCAATCCAGACCGCCGTTTCGCTCTCGCTCGAAGGCAAGGCCGCCGGTACGGTCACCAATCCGATCGCCAAGTCCATTCTCTACCAGGCAGGCTTCGGTTTCCCCGGCCACACGGAATTTCTCGCCGACCTTGCCGAGCGCGCCACGGGCAAGAAGATCCTGCCGGTGATGATGCTGGCGGGGCCGAAGCTTAGGGCGATCCCCGTCACCATCCATATCCCGATCAGCCAAGTCCCGGCGGCCCTCAATGCGGACCTGATCGCCGAGACCTGCCGTATCGCCCATCACGATCTCAAGACCCGCTTCGGCATCGACAAGCCGCGGCTTGCGGTTGCCGGCCTCAACCCGCATGCCGGTGAGGATGGCGCGATCGGCCGCGAGGACCAGGACATCATCCATCCGGCGATCTTCAAGCTGCGGGCCGAGGGCCTGCATGTTTTCGGACCACTGCCGGCCGATACGATGTTCCACGACGAGGCGCGCGCTCGCTACGACGTGGCGATCTGCATGTATCACGACCAGGCACTGATCCCCGCCAAGGCGCTCGGCTTCGACACCTCCGTCAACGTCACGCTCGGCCTGCCGTTCATCCGCACATCGCCGGATCACGGCACGGCGTTCGGCATTGCCGGCCAGGGTGTCGCCCGCGAGACAAGCCTCGTCGAGGCGATCAAGCTTGCCGGCAATCTCGCTCTGACGTCGAAAGCCGGCTGA
- the gmk gene encoding guanylate kinase, producing the protein MSPAPSSQGKPSSPVKIARRGLMLVLSSPSGAGKSTIARNLLDADRSLEISISVTTRAKRPSEIADKHYHFITVQQFEKMRDAGDLLEWAEVHGNFYGTPREPVELAMSEGRDMLFDIDWQGARQLQEKMAADVVSIFVLPPTMTELQSRLHRRAEDSEEVIRTRLLNSRAEIEHWREYDYVIVNDDLDEAFGHVSCIVNAERIRRDRRHGLFDFVSELLTEEPKL; encoded by the coding sequence ATGAGCCCGGCCCCATCGTCCCAGGGCAAGCCGTCCTCGCCCGTGAAGATCGCCCGGCGCGGACTGATGCTGGTTCTTTCCTCGCCGTCGGGCGCCGGCAAGTCGACGATCGCCCGCAATCTTCTCGATGCGGATCGCAGCCTCGAAATCTCGATCAGCGTCACAACGCGGGCCAAGCGGCCGAGCGAGATCGCCGACAAGCACTATCATTTCATCACCGTGCAGCAATTCGAGAAGATGCGCGACGCCGGCGACCTGCTCGAATGGGCCGAGGTGCACGGCAATTTCTACGGTACCCCGCGCGAGCCCGTGGAACTGGCGATGAGCGAGGGCCGCGACATGCTGTTCGACATCGACTGGCAGGGCGCCCGTCAGCTGCAGGAAAAGATGGCGGCCGACGTCGTCTCGATCTTCGTGCTGCCGCCGACCATGACCGAGCTGCAGTCGCGCCTGCACCGCCGCGCCGAGGACTCGGAAGAAGTGATCCGCACGCGGCTCCTGAATTCCCGCGCCGAGATCGAGCACTGGCGTGAATACGACTACGTCATCGTCAACGACGATCTCGACGAGGCTTTCGGGCATGTCAGCTGCATCGTCAACGCCGAACGCATCCGCCGCGACCGCCGCCACGGCCTGTTCGATTTCGTCAGCGAACTGCTGACGGAAGAGCCGAAGCTTTAA
- the lptG gene encoding LPS export ABC transporter permease LptG has protein sequence MIFTTLGRYFFRRYIVTALWFLLGVSAIIFLADFSETSRRMSGFTGYTVSTGLLMTAMRLPLILQQIIPTLSLFIGMTVLIALNRRYELVVTRAAGISVWQFVSPFVIGAFLIGLATLFVVNPLAAWGQRESASMEASWREASNRSRASAFIPWIRQISGDDDTIIGAKSYQEKGTLLVDVVVFQFDKDGRVALRQDAKTAKLENGYWLLKEVLENRPGEIPVRRETAQVRTNLKQEYIQESLAQPDTVAFFDLSRKIEVSKSFGIPTKALETQYHSLLSLPILLVAMTLIAATVSLKFSRFAQSRSVILGGIVSGFVLYVVTVLVKAFGSSGAIPPFVAVWIPVIVATALGTTILLHQEDG, from the coding sequence ATGATCTTCACGACGCTCGGCCGGTATTTCTTCCGCCGCTATATCGTCACCGCGCTTTGGTTCCTGCTCGGCGTCAGCGCCATCATTTTCCTTGCCGACTTCAGCGAAACCAGCCGCCGCATGTCGGGCTTTACCGGCTACACGGTTTCGACCGGGCTGCTGATGACCGCCATGCGCTTGCCGCTCATCCTGCAGCAGATCATCCCGACGCTCAGCCTCTTCATCGGCATGACGGTGCTGATCGCGCTGAACCGCCGCTATGAACTGGTGGTGACGCGTGCGGCCGGCATTTCGGTCTGGCAGTTCGTCTCGCCCTTCGTCATCGGAGCGTTTCTGATCGGGCTCGCCACCTTGTTCGTGGTCAATCCGCTCGCCGCGTGGGGCCAGCGCGAATCAGCCTCCATGGAGGCTAGCTGGCGCGAAGCGAGCAACCGGTCGCGAGCATCCGCCTTCATCCCCTGGATCCGGCAGATCAGCGGCGACGACGATACGATCATCGGCGCCAAGAGCTATCAGGAGAAGGGAACGCTGCTCGTCGACGTGGTGGTTTTCCAGTTCGACAAGGACGGCCGCGTGGCCCTGCGGCAGGATGCCAAGACCGCAAAATTGGAAAATGGTTACTGGCTGCTTAAAGAGGTTCTGGAGAACCGGCCGGGCGAAATTCCGGTGCGTCGCGAGACAGCACAGGTTCGCACCAACTTGAAGCAGGAATACATTCAAGAGAGCCTGGCGCAGCCTGATACTGTTGCGTTTTTTGATCTTTCCAGAAAAATTGAGGTCAGCAAATCGTTCGGCATTCCCACAAAGGCGCTCGAGACGCAGTATCATTCGCTGCTCTCCCTGCCGATCCTGCTCGTGGCAATGACTCTCATTGCCGCGACAGTTTCATTAAAATTCAGTCGGTTCGCCCAGTCCCGCTCCGTGATTCTGGGTGGAATAGTTTCTGGCTTCGTGCTTTATGTCGTCACTGTGCTTGTGAAGGCATTCGGGAGCAGTGGGGCAATTCCTCCCTTCGTGGCGGTCTGGATTCCAGTGATCGTCGCGACGGCGCTGGGGACGACAATTCTGCTTCATCAGGAGGATGGCTAG
- a CDS encoding winged helix-turn-helix transcriptional regulator, which translates to MTLSDIEFPTPSEDADCRPVREILDRIADKWSLYIFVALKDGPVRFNALRRQIDGISQRMLTITLRQLERDGLISRTHFPTIPPRVDYELTAVGRSLLAPVMALVTWADSNRDVIEQARRQHDQTR; encoded by the coding sequence GTGACACTCAGTGACATAGAGTTTCCTACCCCAAGCGAAGACGCCGACTGCCGTCCCGTTCGGGAGATCCTCGATCGCATTGCCGATAAGTGGAGTCTTTACATCTTCGTGGCACTGAAGGATGGGCCGGTCCGCTTCAATGCATTGCGACGGCAGATCGACGGGATCTCGCAACGGATGCTCACGATCACGCTTCGTCAATTGGAACGCGATGGCTTGATCAGTCGCACCCACTTTCCGACGATCCCACCGCGCGTGGATTACGAACTGACTGCAGTCGGCAGGTCGCTTCTCGCCCCAGTCATGGCCTTGGTGACCTGGGCAGATTCAAATCGGGACGTGATCGAGCAGGCGCGCCGGCAACATGACCAAACTAGATGA